A stretch of Fundicoccus culcitae DNA encodes these proteins:
- a CDS encoding SIS domain-containing protein: protein MFELDHSQLTELGAEITTREIKQQPELWQEAFNNYQAKEADIKRYLQKISEKHQFVQVIFAGAGTSAFVGETITPYLNKIHNQKKIFFKAIATTDIVATPENAFQADVPTILVSFARSGNSPESVATVNLAKQLVNDLYQITITCAAEGKLAQAAQGDSENLLLLQPDRSNDAGFAMTGSFTCMLLTALLVFDPRDNQADIVADVIAMGRQMLADESVVQEVADLDFNRVIYLGAGGFFGLAREAQLKILELTAGKIVTMYETPLGFRHGPKSLIDEKTVVINFVSNDAYTRQYDADLVNEVYHDQIVRQIVSLSVGKVEGTDNKQYNFDAKYSDLEDVYLSLPYILFAQTFSLLAAIKVGNRPDQPSPTGTVNRVVQGVILHDYQ from the coding sequence ATGTTTGAATTAGATCATTCACAATTAACGGAATTAGGAGCGGAAATTACAACACGCGAAATTAAACAACAACCCGAATTGTGGCAAGAAGCTTTTAATAATTATCAAGCAAAAGAAGCAGATATTAAGCGATATTTACAAAAGATTAGTGAAAAACATCAATTTGTACAAGTGATTTTTGCTGGAGCAGGTACGTCGGCTTTTGTTGGCGAAACCATCACACCTTATTTAAATAAAATTCATAATCAAAAAAAGATCTTTTTTAAAGCCATTGCGACAACTGACATCGTCGCAACCCCTGAAAATGCCTTTCAAGCGGATGTTCCAACTATTTTGGTGTCCTTTGCACGAAGTGGTAATTCACCCGAAAGTGTTGCGACGGTTAATTTAGCTAAGCAATTAGTCAATGATTTGTATCAAATTACTATTACATGTGCAGCAGAAGGGAAGTTAGCCCAAGCCGCGCAAGGTGATTCAGAAAACTTATTATTATTGCAACCAGATCGTTCAAACGATGCTGGCTTTGCGATGACGGGTAGCTTCACCTGTATGTTATTAACAGCTTTGTTAGTCTTTGATCCCCGTGATAACCAAGCTGACATAGTTGCTGATGTGATTGCCATGGGTCGTCAAATGCTTGCTGATGAATCAGTTGTGCAAGAAGTGGCTGATTTAGATTTTAATCGTGTAATTTATTTAGGAGCAGGAGGTTTCTTTGGCTTAGCTCGCGAAGCGCAGTTAAAGATTTTAGAATTAACCGCTGGGAAAATTGTTACCATGTACGAAACACCTCTTGGATTCCGTCATGGTCCCAAGTCATTAATTGATGAAAAGACCGTTGTAATAAATTTTGTATCCAATGATGCTTATACACGCCAATATGATGCGGATTTAGTCAATGAAGTCTATCATGATCAGATTGTTCGCCAAATTGTCTCCTTATCTGTTGGCAAGGTTGAAGGGACTGACAATAAGCAATACAACTTTGATGCCAAATATAGTGATTTGGAAGATGTCTACTTGAGCTTACCGTATATTTTATTTGCGCAAACTTTTTCCTTATTAGCCGCTATTAAAGTTGGGAATCGACCCGATCAACCCTCACCGACCGGCACCGTAAACCGCGTTGTTCAAGGTGTTATCTTACACGATTACCAATAA
- a CDS encoding GntR family transcriptional regulator, translated as MADKPIYMQLSEQLIQYINKNLKAGDYLPSERKIAEQYQISRTTVRLALKQLEDLGYIVARPGKGSMVTDHYQRAINIGSMYSFTEHMKQLGRVPKTDIIDKRLIPVTKALQAILPVGDDEQVVYLYRQRLADGIPMMIEETYLPERLFPGFIDKALDKRSMYDVLREDYQTVVKQAEEEIVATLVTEKAARFLDIAPGSPVLEITRKTYSSKNDVIEYTKSIARADKFSYRMVHVNRN; from the coding sequence ATGGCTGATAAACCGATTTATATGCAATTAAGTGAGCAGCTGATTCAATATATCAATAAAAATCTTAAGGCGGGCGACTATTTGCCTTCGGAACGGAAAATTGCTGAGCAATATCAGATTAGCCGTACGACCGTGCGGTTGGCGTTAAAGCAACTTGAGGATTTGGGTTATATTGTTGCGCGGCCAGGTAAGGGGAGCATGGTAACGGACCACTATCAACGAGCGATTAATATTGGTTCCATGTATAGTTTTACGGAACATATGAAACAATTAGGGCGTGTACCCAAAACCGATATTATCGATAAACGCTTAATCCCGGTGACCAAGGCGTTGCAGGCGATATTGCCAGTGGGTGACGATGAGCAAGTGGTTTATCTTTACCGCCAGCGTTTAGCAGATGGTATTCCGATGATGATTGAAGAGACTTATTTACCTGAGCGGTTGTTTCCCGGTTTTATCGATAAGGCTTTGGACAAACGGTCGATGTATGATGTGTTGCGTGAAGATTATCAAACGGTCGTGAAACAGGCCGAAGAGGAGATTGTTGCAACCTTGGTTACTGAGAAGGCTGCGCGCTTTCTTGATATCGCGCCTGGCAGTCCCGTATTGGAAATTACGCGGAAAACCTACAGTTCCAAAAATGATGTGATTGAATACACCAAGAGCATTGCCCGTGCTGACAAGTTTTCATACCGGATGGTGCATGTGAATCGAAATTAG
- a CDS encoding exodeoxyribonuclease III: MKVISWNIDSLNAALTSDSVRALLSRDVLQTIQGHQADIIAIQETKLSVKGPTKAHLKILEELFSGYAVIWRSSIEPARKGYAGTLFLVRDGLDVIVSVPTIGAPTTMDAEGRILTLELDDLFVTQVYTPNAGDSLARLPERQLWDQRYADYLSELDQTKPVIAVGDFNVAHKEIDLAHPDRNHFSAGFTDEERLGFSNLLNKGFVDSFRHIHGDVEGIYSWWAQRVKTSKINNSGWRIDYALVSERIINQVNTSDMIDSGTRQDHTPIIIDVDI, translated from the coding sequence ATGAAAGTTATATCTTGGAATATTGATTCATTAAACGCTGCCTTAACCAGTGATTCAGTGCGGGCGCTATTATCGCGCGATGTGTTGCAAACCATTCAAGGTCATCAAGCTGATATTATTGCGATTCAAGAAACAAAATTATCCGTCAAAGGCCCAACGAAAGCTCATTTAAAGATTTTGGAAGAATTATTTAGTGGTTATGCTGTTATCTGGCGTAGTTCAATAGAACCGGCGCGTAAAGGTTATGCCGGCACCCTTTTCTTGGTGCGTGATGGTCTTGATGTCATTGTTTCAGTGCCAACGATTGGTGCACCTACAACAATGGATGCCGAAGGGCGTATTTTGACACTCGAATTGGATGATCTATTTGTTACACAAGTTTATACACCGAATGCGGGTGATTCTTTAGCACGCTTGCCAGAACGTCAATTATGGGATCAACGCTATGCCGACTATTTAAGTGAATTGGATCAAACCAAGCCTGTTATAGCCGTTGGTGACTTTAATGTTGCGCACAAAGAAATTGATTTGGCGCATCCAGACCGCAATCATTTTTCGGCAGGCTTTACCGACGAAGAACGCTTGGGCTTTAGTAATTTGCTAAACAAAGGGTTTGTGGATTCGTTCCGACATATTCATGGCGACGTCGAAGGTATTTACAGCTGGTGGGCACAACGCGTTAAAACCAGTAAAATAAATAACTCCGGTTGGAGAATTGATTATGCTTTAGTCAGTGAAAGAATCATCAATCAAGTAAATACCTCTGATATGATTGATTCAGGCACACGTCAAGACCACACACCGATTATTATCGACGTCGATATTTAG
- a CDS encoding NAD(P)H-dependent oxidoreductase: MKLVGIVGSNAKQSYNRLLLQFIQKHFAALIELDIIEINEVPLFNQSNDQTNSPIIQDIARRIEAAEGVIIATPEHNHTIPAALKSLIEWLSFKIHPLENKPVMIVGASYFSQGSSRAQLSLRQILDSPGVNAIVLPGNEFLLGNVKEAFDEENNLKDQVTINFLASCIEKFIRFIAVVSSLDEKPKETATAIEEDLNATGKIESTIEGIDMHAADWVEQASEKVNAASGNDYVNLNRGVLTVNQIDQFLRSMPMELTFADSNNQFLYYNNVAPAEEMLAKRYPEQPGNPLGACHPERTYKNVKWVISQLRSGKQDIVRVHVPTHGPEKYVVHNYQAVRDDEGKYMGINEYIFDMKPMIDWYLKQTGQTLVGGNDATTSATQKADATSSATQKAEAVDDVTSATTH, encoded by the coding sequence ATGAAACTTGTTGGTATTGTTGGTTCTAATGCAAAACAATCATATAATCGCTTGTTGTTACAATTCATTCAAAAACATTTTGCAGCTTTAATTGAGTTAGATATTATTGAAATAAATGAAGTGCCTTTGTTTAACCAAAGTAATGATCAAACAAATTCACCGATCATCCAAGATATTGCCCGTCGCATTGAAGCAGCTGAGGGTGTAATTATTGCGACTCCTGAACATAATCATACGATCCCAGCGGCATTAAAGAGCTTGATTGAATGGTTATCCTTTAAAATTCATCCTTTAGAAAATAAACCCGTCATGATTGTTGGGGCTTCCTACTTTAGTCAAGGATCTTCGCGGGCTCAATTGTCTTTGCGTCAAATATTGGACTCACCTGGCGTGAATGCGATTGTTTTGCCAGGTAATGAGTTTTTACTAGGTAATGTTAAAGAGGCGTTTGATGAAGAAAATAATTTAAAAGATCAAGTCACGATTAATTTCCTTGCCTCATGTATTGAGAAATTTATTCGATTTATTGCGGTTGTTTCGAGTTTAGATGAAAAACCTAAAGAAACAGCGACAGCGATTGAAGAAGATTTAAATGCCACTGGGAAAATAGAATCGACGATTGAGGGCATTGATATGCACGCAGCCGATTGGGTTGAGCAAGCATCCGAAAAAGTTAATGCGGCTTCTGGCAATGATTATGTTAATTTAAACCGTGGGGTTTTAACCGTTAATCAAATTGATCAGTTCTTGCGGTCTATGCCGATGGAATTAACGTTTGCGGACAGTAACAACCAATTTCTGTACTATAATAATGTGGCTCCAGCTGAGGAAATGTTGGCCAAACGCTACCCTGAACAACCTGGAAACCCTTTAGGAGCCTGTCATCCTGAAAGAACCTATAAAAATGTTAAATGGGTGATTTCGCAATTACGTTCAGGAAAACAAGATATTGTCCGTGTTCACGTCCCTACGCATGGTCCGGAAAAATATGTGGTGCATAATTATCAAGCCGTTCGTGATGATGAAGGCAAATACATGGGAATTAATGAATATATTTTTGATATGAAACCCATGATTGATTGGTATTTAAAACAAACGGGTCAAACGCTAGTGGGTGGCAATGATGCTACTACGTCTGCGACACAAAAAGCCGACGCAACGAGTTCTGCAACTCAAAAAGCTGAAGCCGTTGATGACGTTACTAGCGCTACAACCCATTAA
- a CDS encoding cupin domain-containing protein, with protein sequence MSDTIDFKDHGKEPYVVNIEKATVENKNYRTTLWTGEKLQVTVMTIQPGDDIGLEVHHGIDQFLRIESGQGICKMGPTEDNLDFTQDVYDDDAIFVPAGVWHNVINNSSEPLQLYTVYAGPDHLPGTVHETHQDAIDDPNEH encoded by the coding sequence ATGTCAGATACGATTGATTTCAAAGATCACGGTAAAGAACCTTATGTGGTTAATATTGAAAAAGCAACGGTAGAAAATAAAAATTACCGGACGACGTTATGGACTGGTGAAAAATTACAAGTGACTGTAATGACGATTCAACCTGGTGATGATATCGGTTTAGAAGTTCATCATGGAATTGACCAATTTCTACGTATTGAAAGTGGCCAAGGCATTTGCAAAATGGGTCCTACAGAAGACAATTTAGACTTCACTCAAGATGTTTATGATGACGATGCTATCTTTGTTCCTGCAGGCGTATGGCATAATGTAATAAATAACTCAAGTGAACCATTACAACTTTATACTGTTTACGCTGGACCTGACCATTTACCTGGTACGGTTCACGAAACACATCAAGATGCAATTGACGATCCAAACGAACATTAA
- a CDS encoding Rid family detoxifying hydrolase has protein sequence MPRSKRQAIHSAAAPQVIGPYSQAIVSGNTVYVSGQLPINPDTHQITGTIQEQTVQCLMNINEILHELEMNLSHVVKSTVILSDMNDFEAFNKVYAEYFYEPYPARVTFGGQLIKDAKLQIEVVAIK, from the coding sequence ATGCCAAGAAGTAAACGGCAGGCCATTCATTCGGCGGCTGCACCCCAAGTGATTGGGCCTTATTCACAAGCGATTGTATCAGGAAACACCGTTTATGTTTCTGGACAACTACCCATTAATCCAGACACCCATCAAATAACTGGGACGATTCAGGAACAAACGGTGCAGTGTTTGATGAATATCAATGAAATTTTACATGAATTAGAAATGAATTTATCCCATGTTGTCAAGTCAACGGTGATTCTTAGTGATATGAATGATTTTGAAGCCTTTAATAAGGTTTATGCTGAGTATTTTTATGAACCGTATCCAGCTAGAGTAACTTTTGGTGGACAATTAATCAAAGATGCCAAATTACAAATTGAAGTTGTCGCAATCAAATAG
- a CDS encoding NADPH-dependent FMN reductase, with the protein MKKLLGIVGTNSDQSTNRKLLQFIQRQYADLAEIELVEIKDLPLFVKDNEIELPENVQILSDKVEAADGVIISTPEYDHSVPAALMNALSWLSFKTHPFVDKPVMVVGASYGTLGSSRAQMHARQILDSPELKARIMPSSEYLLDHSLQAFDAEGNLISQEKVELLTGLFNDFLTFVEITEHLTAAHAANVKEADNFTWEDK; encoded by the coding sequence GTGAAAAAATTATTAGGGATTGTTGGAACGAACTCAGATCAATCAACCAATCGGAAGTTGTTGCAATTCATTCAAAGACAGTATGCAGATTTAGCGGAGATTGAATTAGTAGAGATCAAAGATTTGCCGTTATTTGTCAAGGATAATGAGATTGAACTACCTGAAAACGTCCAAATATTATCGGACAAAGTAGAAGCAGCGGATGGGGTAATTATTTCAACGCCAGAATATGACCATTCTGTGCCGGCGGCTTTAATGAACGCTTTAAGCTGGCTTTCATTTAAAACCCATCCATTTGTCGATAAGCCCGTTATGGTTGTGGGGGCTTCCTATGGTACCTTAGGTTCGTCACGGGCACAAATGCATGCGCGCCAAATTTTAGATTCGCCTGAATTAAAAGCACGCATTATGCCAAGTTCTGAATACTTGTTGGACCATTCTTTGCAGGCTTTTGATGCTGAAGGGAATTTAATTTCGCAAGAAAAAGTGGAGTTATTAACGGGCTTGTTCAATGACTTTTTAACGTTTGTGGAAATCACGGAGCATTTGACAGCTGCGCATGCCGCTAATGTGAAAGAAGCAGATAATTTCACTTGGGAAGATAAATAA
- a CDS encoding GNAT family N-acetyltransferase yields MAFEIRLATPDDNQAIEELIFRAFEGMELEGRTETREHYLAHLLRNDPAYIPELDWVLMEDQRLFAHIMYSQAKIIHADLSETEVIVFGPLSIDPDHQQRGIGRQLIAESIYRAQTLGYQAIVITGHPAYYQALGFVPASHYGITFMDGSQSDALLAYEIVAGALTNKAGKWKYADVFDFAETDDVGFNVYQQEFVKKMGN; encoded by the coding sequence ATGGCATTTGAAATTAGACTCGCAACACCAGATGATAATCAAGCTATCGAAGAATTAATTTTCCGTGCTTTCGAAGGGATGGAATTAGAAGGTCGAACTGAAACACGTGAACATTACTTGGCGCATTTATTAAGAAATGACCCGGCTTATATTCCGGAATTGGATTGGGTTTTGATGGAAGATCAAAGGCTGTTTGCTCATATTATGTACAGTCAAGCAAAAATTATTCATGCTGATTTATCTGAAACCGAAGTGATTGTATTTGGTCCCTTAAGTATTGATCCAGATCATCAACAAAGAGGCATTGGACGTCAATTAATTGCTGAATCTATTTATCGTGCTCAAACATTAGGTTACCAAGCGATTGTAATTACTGGACATCCAGCGTATTATCAAGCTTTGGGCTTTGTTCCGGCAAGTCATTATGGGATTACTTTTATGGATGGTAGCCAATCCGATGCTTTATTAGCCTATGAAATCGTAGCAGGTGCATTAACAAACAAAGCGGGTAAATGGAAATATGCTGACGTATTCGATTTTGCCGAAACAGATGATGTAGGATTCAACGTTTATCAGCAAGAATTTGTGAAAAAAATGGGTAATTAG
- a CDS encoding helix-turn-helix domain-containing protein — protein MNIERFVEARKAKGLNQNELADGICTQATLSRFENNGQAPSLKILIQLCHRLDLPLNELFPKVSPKYSDLIEKMDEAEFALIVSEYDKVEAIIQTIDTEAIDNEDIRLRYHYLKAFSMIYHQKDPMQILYEFDQINLSESTETASIYRLLAHTGTGMVYQQMGELEKAEFYFSKVLDKIYDYTTETMEDVWRVLHIVFQGSQFYASISEIEISNALAEHAISICADNHVTYYLARAALQLAKNAMATNEPTEKTLELIYDARAYSKINRNKIALAELEVMEQKIKQQ, from the coding sequence GTGAATATTGAAAGATTTGTTGAGGCAAGAAAGGCGAAAGGACTCAATCAAAATGAATTAGCTGATGGTATTTGTACTCAAGCAACATTGAGCCGTTTTGAGAATAATGGGCAAGCTCCTAGTTTGAAAATTTTAATACAATTATGCCATCGATTGGATTTACCATTAAATGAATTATTTCCTAAAGTATCACCCAAATATTCCGATTTAATTGAAAAGATGGATGAAGCTGAGTTTGCTTTAATCGTTAGTGAATATGATAAAGTGGAAGCCATCATACAAACAATTGACACTGAAGCCATTGATAACGAAGACATACGGCTGCGCTACCACTATTTAAAAGCTTTTAGTATGATTTATCATCAGAAAGACCCGATGCAGATATTATATGAATTCGATCAAATTAATTTAAGTGAGTCAACAGAAACAGCATCCATTTATCGGTTGTTAGCACATACAGGCACCGGCATGGTTTACCAGCAAATGGGCGAATTAGAGAAAGCGGAATTTTATTTTTCAAAAGTATTAGACAAAATTTATGATTACACAACTGAAACAATGGAAGACGTTTGGCGTGTGCTCCATATCGTGTTTCAAGGCAGTCAGTTTTATGCGTCGATTTCGGAGATCGAAATTAGTAATGCTTTGGCTGAACATGCGATTTCAATTTGTGCGGATAACCATGTGACGTATTATTTAGCCCGAGCGGCACTTCAATTAGCAAAAAATGCTATGGCGACCAATGAACCAACGGAAAAAACACTCGAGTTGATTTATGATGCCCGAGCTTATTCAAAAATCAATCGGAATAAAATTGCTTTAGCTGAATTAGAAGTAATGGAACAAAAAATAAAACAGCAGTGA
- a CDS encoding FAD:protein FMN transferase, protein MTLLALQPIKTLMNKYQFRAMGTTITLEINHLFADYLFEEAKEKLLDYEKRFSANDPNSLLMQINRFAGQKAVQVDAELFELIKFGKRHSLNPTTTLNIAIGPLVKLWKIGFEGARLPQTSEIDARLELIDPHLITLSEEDSSVYLEKQGMEIDLGALAKGYFADKIKSLFVEAGVTEGLINLGGNILLIGSHPLHSDGLWRIGVQNPKKDRHETIGMLFVRDQSIVTSGIYERTLEIKGESYHHIFDTNTGYPVKNDLASLTVITKKSLDAELYTTLYYNRMSDEVIASIDAIAGVEAVVITRAGDVLLSKGAAEIFIKG, encoded by the coding sequence ATGACGTTACTAGCGCTACAACCCATTAAAACCCTAATGAATAAATATCAATTTAGAGCCATGGGTACCACGATAACATTGGAAATTAACCATCTCTTTGCGGACTATTTGTTTGAGGAAGCTAAGGAGAAGTTGCTAGATTACGAAAAACGCTTTAGCGCGAACGATCCAAATAGTTTATTAATGCAAATTAATCGTTTTGCTGGCCAGAAAGCTGTACAAGTTGATGCCGAATTATTTGAACTGATCAAATTTGGAAAACGTCATAGTTTAAACCCAACCACCACACTAAATATCGCTATTGGACCTTTGGTTAAACTTTGGAAAATTGGCTTTGAAGGTGCTCGTTTACCGCAAACAAGCGAAATTGATGCACGTCTCGAATTAATTGATCCGCATTTAATTACTTTATCTGAGGAAGATTCTTCGGTATATTTAGAAAAGCAAGGGATGGAAATTGATCTCGGGGCACTTGCTAAAGGTTATTTTGCTGATAAAATAAAAAGCTTATTTGTTGAAGCAGGTGTAACGGAAGGCTTGATTAATTTAGGTGGGAATATTCTTTTGATTGGTTCACATCCTTTACACAGTGATGGTTTGTGGCGCATTGGTGTTCAAAATCCCAAGAAAGATCGACATGAAACGATTGGAATGTTATTTGTACGTGACCAATCGATTGTCACGTCAGGAATATATGAACGCACATTGGAAATTAAGGGTGAAAGCTATCATCATATTTTTGATACTAACACGGGTTATCCGGTGAAAAATGATTTAGCCAGTTTAACGGTAATCACTAAAAAGTCTTTGGATGCTGAATTATATACGACGCTTTATTACAATCGTATGAGTGATGAAGTGATTGCGTCCATTGATGCGATTGCTGGTGTTGAAGCGGTTGTGATTACTAGAGCAGGTGATGTGCTGTTATCAAAGGGAGCGGCAGAGATATTTATTAAAGGTTAA
- the lacD gene encoding tagatose-bisphosphate aldolase, with protein MGKIKLTAEKLDAIKRLSNEEDVIAALAIDQRGSLKKMLAEGANVTDPEETIVEFKKLVSAELTKYASSILLDPEYGLPASQLRDQSAGLLIAYEKTGYDATEIGRLPDLLTEWSAYRLKEAGADAVKFLLYYDADEDEAINDFKHVYMERVGQECKALNLPFFLEILTYDAGIKDDKSAEFAQLKPAKVLAAMKEFSKAKYQVDVLKVEVPVNMNYVEGYTKDGQTPLYTREEAKAYFKEQSDVSDIPYIFLSAGVSMELFNQTLYLAKEAGAVFNGVLCGRATWKDAIAVYATEGEAATLEWLTTQGRANIESLNAVLKETATPWTNDYEVID; from the coding sequence GTGGGTAAAATCAAATTAACGGCAGAAAAACTCGATGCCATTAAGCGTTTATCAAATGAAGAGGATGTCATTGCGGCTTTAGCGATTGATCAACGGGGATCACTGAAGAAAATGTTAGCTGAAGGGGCAAATGTGACTGACCCGGAAGAAACGATTGTTGAATTTAAGAAATTAGTTTCAGCAGAACTAACCAAATATGCGAGCTCGATTTTACTAGATCCAGAGTATGGCTTACCAGCCTCACAATTACGTGATCAATCAGCGGGACTCCTGATTGCTTATGAAAAAACAGGTTATGATGCGACTGAAATCGGACGATTACCGGATTTATTAACTGAGTGGTCAGCTTACCGCTTAAAAGAAGCTGGGGCAGATGCGGTTAAATTCCTACTATATTATGATGCGGATGAAGATGAAGCCATTAATGACTTTAAACATGTTTACATGGAGCGTGTTGGCCAAGAATGCAAAGCACTTAACCTACCCTTTTTCCTAGAAATCCTTACTTATGATGCTGGTATTAAAGACGATAAGAGTGCTGAATTTGCACAACTTAAACCTGCAAAAGTCCTAGCAGCCATGAAAGAATTCTCTAAAGCAAAATACCAAGTCGATGTCTTAAAAGTTGAAGTTCCTGTTAACATGAATTACGTTGAAGGCTACACTAAAGACGGTCAAACGCCCCTTTACACTCGCGAAGAAGCTAAAGCCTACTTTAAGGAACAAAGTGATGTGTCGGATATTCCTTACATTTTCTTAAGTGCCGGAGTCAGCATGGAGTTATTTAATCAAACGCTTTACTTAGCAAAAGAAGCTGGAGCGGTCTTTAACGGCGTTCTTTGCGGTCGCGCAACATGGAAAGATGCGATTGCAGTATATGCAACCGAAGGCGAAGCGGCTACCCTTGAATGGTTGACGACCCAAGGACGCGCCAATATCGAGTCTCTCAATGCGGTCCTGAAAGAAACCGCGACACCTTGGACAAACGACTACGAAGTGATTGATTAA
- a CDS encoding MalY/PatB family protein: MGYNFEDYVNRKATAAKKWEIMYMQNPNVDADVVPLSVADMEFRTAPEITEGLKEYFSQEDLVLGYNGATSEFYQAVIDWQLKRHKWSIKKEWIISTPGVVAAMYASVKALTEPGDGVIVFKPVYHPFSTAVTDNDRLEVNIPLLSIGEDYFIDYEAFEAAAAKAENKVLLFCSPHNPVGRVWTKEELEKLADICIRHQLYIVSDEIWNDLIMPGFEHTVLATVNPELTPYLITCTAATKSFNLAGLMVSSIIIEDASLRAKFENEIIKSHQNVINVTGFEATRIAYTKAEAWLDQVIDIINQNQKLVKSFFEINIPAIKAYPIQGTYVQWIDCRALGMNDQALENFLHQTAQFFPNQGYIFGQEGSGFIRINLALPADVLQTQLNRLLHAVNQLSIG; encoded by the coding sequence ATGGGTTATAATTTTGAAGATTATGTTAATCGTAAAGCTACCGCAGCGAAAAAATGGGAAATCATGTATATGCAGAACCCAAATGTTGACGCGGATGTCGTTCCTCTATCGGTGGCCGATATGGAATTTAGAACAGCGCCTGAAATAACTGAAGGACTCAAGGAATATTTTTCACAAGAAGATTTAGTCTTAGGGTACAATGGTGCCACCTCAGAATTTTATCAAGCCGTCATCGACTGGCAATTGAAGCGTCACAAGTGGTCAATAAAAAAAGAATGGATTATTTCCACACCTGGGGTCGTCGCCGCTATGTATGCCAGTGTTAAAGCCCTCACTGAACCGGGAGATGGCGTTATTGTTTTTAAACCGGTGTATCATCCTTTTTCAACGGCTGTTACAGATAATGACCGCCTTGAAGTAAATATCCCCTTGCTCTCAATCGGTGAGGATTATTTCATTGACTACGAGGCTTTTGAAGCGGCTGCTGCCAAAGCAGAAAATAAAGTGTTGCTTTTCTGTAGCCCTCATAATCCTGTAGGACGTGTTTGGACGAAGGAAGAGTTAGAAAAACTAGCCGATATCTGTATTCGGCATCAGTTATATATAGTGTCTGATGAGATTTGGAATGATCTCATCATGCCAGGCTTCGAACATACCGTTTTAGCCACCGTGAATCCGGAATTAACACCTTATTTAATCACTTGTACGGCTGCGACCAAATCATTTAATTTAGCTGGATTAATGGTATCGAGTATCATTATTGAGGACGCATCTTTACGGGCGAAGTTTGAAAACGAAATTATTAAATCCCATCAAAATGTCATCAATGTGACAGGTTTCGAAGCCACGCGCATCGCCTATACGAAAGCAGAAGCTTGGCTTGATCAAGTCATTGACATCATTAACCAAAATCAAAAGCTCGTCAAAAGCTTTTTCGAAATAAATATCCCTGCTATCAAAGCATATCCCATCCAAGGCACCTATGTTCAATGGATTGATTGTCGCGCTTTAGGGATGAATGACCAAGCGTTAGAAAATTTTCTGCACCAGACCGCACAATTTTTCCCCAACCAAGGTTACATTTTCGGCCAAGAAGGTAGTGGCTTTATCCGTATTAACTTAGCCTTGCCAGCTGATGTGTTGCAAACGCAACTAAACCGCTTGTTACATGCAGTCAACCAATTATCCATCGGTTAA
- a CDS encoding YkvA family protein: MPKKTNHLSLLKYVQALFKKETPTSIKLLSGATLLYMLSPVDFIPEFLGPMGFLDDAFVMGNLTTAGMSILNHYLEQNPNTQK, from the coding sequence TTGCCGAAAAAAACGAATCATTTATCGTTGCTAAAGTATGTTCAAGCCCTATTTAAAAAGGAAACGCCCACATCGATTAAATTACTCAGTGGCGCTACCCTTTTATACATGCTTTCACCGGTTGATTTTATTCCTGAATTTTTGGGACCGATGGGTTTCCTTGATGATGCTTTTGTCATGGGGAATCTTACGACAGCCGGTATGTCTATATTAAACCATTATCTTGAGCAAAACCCAAATACACAAAAATAA